One window of Sphingomonas paeninsulae genomic DNA carries:
- a CDS encoding 2Fe-2S iron-sulfur cluster-binding protein has translation MTAISVILRDGSLQNLTGEDGLSLMETIRDAGIDEMIALCGGCLSCATCHVIVDEDWFAATGELGVDENELLDSSDHRGPTSRLSCQIAISPALEGLRVTIAPED, from the coding sequence ATGACGGCAATTTCGGTTATACTGCGCGACGGCTCCCTTCAAAATTTGACGGGTGAGGATGGCCTGTCTCTGATGGAAACGATTCGCGACGCCGGCATCGACGAAATGATCGCGCTGTGCGGCGGTTGCCTGAGTTGCGCCACATGTCATGTCATCGTTGATGAAGACTGGTTTGCGGCGACCGGCGAGCTCGGCGTTGACGAGAACGAGCTGCTCGACAGTTCCGACCATCGTGGGCCAACTTCGCGCCTGTCCTGTCAGATCGCGATCAGCCCCGCGCTCGAGGGTTTGCGTGTCACGA
- a CDS encoding acyl-CoA dehydrogenase family protein: MDMELTGEQQLLVDAVETLGTRWQTMPPGHERDYAFYAADLQAALAEGGFLRAGLDMGMLEAGLVALEVSRLPVVTSIGASALVSAALLGDVFSGPVAIITSDWRKPQRLLPVAAYALVLRDDRALLLDMAGVTVEAVSSIYGYPYGRLAVEPDWSSARDLGEGSGALLQQWARVALACESAGAAQSAVRITVDHVKERFAFGRAIGSYQAVQHRLAQCYQISRGMRFLALHAAWSGDPVGADIAATYAQDHVNKLAFDLHQFSGGMGVTCEYQLHFFSYRLRALQAELGGADGAATAVYDRLWKTAA, encoded by the coding sequence ATGGATATGGAACTGACGGGCGAACAGCAGTTGCTGGTCGATGCGGTGGAGACGCTGGGGACGCGCTGGCAGACGATGCCGCCGGGTCATGAGCGTGACTATGCCTTTTATGCTGCCGATCTTCAGGCCGCGTTGGCCGAAGGCGGCTTTCTGCGAGCCGGGCTGGACATGGGGATGCTCGAAGCCGGGCTGGTCGCGCTCGAAGTATCGCGGCTGCCGGTGGTCACGAGCATTGGAGCCTCGGCGCTGGTCTCTGCGGCATTGCTTGGCGATGTATTCAGCGGCCCGGTCGCCATTATTACCAGCGACTGGCGCAAGCCCCAGCGACTGCTGCCGGTGGCCGCTTATGCGCTGGTGCTGCGCGACGATCGAGCGTTGCTGCTCGACATGGCGGGCGTAACCGTCGAGGCCGTGTCTTCGATCTATGGTTATCCTTATGGTCGCCTTGCCGTCGAACCTGACTGGTCTTCGGCCCGCGACCTTGGCGAAGGGTCGGGTGCCTTGTTGCAGCAATGGGCGCGGGTGGCGCTGGCGTGCGAGAGTGCTGGGGCCGCGCAGTCGGCAGTCCGCATCACGGTCGACCATGTGAAGGAACGCTTTGCCTTTGGTCGGGCCATCGGCAGCTATCAGGCGGTGCAGCATCGCCTTGCTCAATGTTACCAGATTTCGCGGGGGATGCGTTTCCTTGCTCTTCATGCGGCATGGAGCGGCGACCCGGTCGGTGCCGACATCGCCGCGACTTATGCACAGGATCACGTCAACAAGCTGGCATTCGATCTTCATCAGTTCAGCGGCGGCATGGGCGTGACCTGCGAATATCAACTCCACTTCTTCTCTTATCGCCTGCGCGCACTGCAGGCCGAACTTGGCGGCGCGGATGGCGCGGCGACGGCCGTTTATGATCGGCTGTGGAAAACGGCGGCCTGA
- a CDS encoding acyl-CoA dehydrogenase family protein, translated as MEFAWTADQQAYRAHVRDALDELLPDNWGTHYAPQGYGSADQIAFSREFGPKLAERGLLVRHWPAEWGGESADPWEQFILAEEMKWRGEPRGPQYMNVNWLGPTLMKHGTPEQQQEHLGRIASGNVIWCQGYSEPGAGTDLAALQTRAEPKGNGYVVNGQKIWTSYSPFADFCFLLARTGSGRKDISIFLVPMDTPGIEVKPFPGLVGDGHLNEVFFTDVEVPGSARVGEEGKAWDIITYALSFERVGIPRYHVGRKLLDRAIAQLDREGRGNDPIIKARVGRIVAKFEAARLLTYVVVDQRAKGAPPSVDANVSRITASEACTDLTNFLMEYVPDCLADGDAILREFHRGNIAATIAAGTYELQLNMIARGALDLPRGN; from the coding sequence ATGGAGTTTGCCTGGACCGCCGACCAACAGGCTTACCGTGCCCATGTCAGGGACGCGCTCGACGAACTGCTCCCTGACAACTGGGGCACGCATTATGCGCCGCAGGGCTATGGCTCGGCCGATCAGATCGCGTTTTCGCGGGAGTTCGGTCCAAAACTTGCCGAGCGTGGTCTGTTGGTGCGCCACTGGCCGGCCGAATGGGGCGGAGAGAGCGCCGATCCCTGGGAACAGTTCATCCTTGCCGAAGAAATGAAGTGGCGGGGCGAGCCGCGTGGGCCGCAATATATGAACGTCAACTGGCTCGGACCCACGCTGATGAAGCATGGCACGCCCGAACAGCAACAGGAGCATCTCGGTCGCATTGCCAGCGGCAATGTGATCTGGTGTCAGGGCTATTCGGAACCCGGCGCAGGCACCGATCTCGCGGCGCTGCAAACCCGCGCCGAGCCCAAAGGCAACGGTTATGTCGTCAACGGCCAGAAGATCTGGACGAGCTATTCGCCATTTGCTGACTTCTGTTTCCTGCTGGCGCGAACGGGATCAGGTCGTAAGGATATTTCGATCTTCCTTGTGCCGATGGACACCCCCGGAATTGAGGTAAAGCCTTTCCCCGGTCTCGTCGGCGACGGCCATCTGAACGAGGTTTTCTTCACCGACGTTGAAGTGCCCGGCAGCGCCCGCGTGGGTGAAGAGGGCAAGGCGTGGGACATTATCACTTACGCGCTCAGTTTCGAACGCGTCGGCATTCCACGCTACCATGTCGGTCGCAAACTGCTCGACCGCGCCATTGCGCAGCTTGACCGGGAGGGCAGGGGGAACGACCCCATTATCAAAGCTCGCGTAGGGCGGATCGTCGCCAAGTTCGAAGCCGCACGCCTGCTAACCTATGTCGTGGTCGATCAGCGCGCAAAGGGTGCGCCGCCCAGCGTCGACGCCAATGTCAGTCGGATCACGGCGTCTGAAGCGTGTACCGACCTGACCAACTTCCTGATGGAATATGTGCCCGACTGTCTGGCGGATGGCGATGCCATCCTGCGCGAATTTCACCGTGGGAATATCGCGGCGACGATTGCTGCTGGAACCTACGAACTGCAACTGAACATGATCGCGCGCGGCGCGCTCGACTTGCCGCGGGGAAATTGA
- a CDS encoding SDR family NAD(P)-dependent oxidoreductase: MFSLKGKTVVVTGGGRGIGRGIARAMAQAGADVLITGRSPEPLEETATELRAMGATVGIVATDIMSFDGIAVVVGAAIALGGNGYIDCWVNNAGSASAGDVGPLMDMDERQWDAVVDLNLKWTFFAAQAAARVMTRGGSIVNISSRSASQPCPMTGNYGAAKAGVENLTATMAVEWGHLGIRINAIAPGVVLTESSSAMTSESRRRRQIETVPLRRLGVVDDVGPLAVYFASDESSWTSGTVVQVTGGSRIPVGVLTYLHRMNRDAEARESADG, encoded by the coding sequence ATGTTCTCGCTTAAGGGCAAGACGGTTGTGGTTACGGGCGGCGGACGCGGGATTGGACGCGGCATCGCAAGGGCAATGGCTCAGGCGGGTGCCGATGTGCTCATTACCGGGCGCAGTCCCGAACCTCTGGAGGAAACCGCTACGGAACTGCGCGCAATGGGCGCAACCGTCGGTATCGTCGCCACCGACATCATGAGTTTCGACGGCATCGCTGTGGTCGTCGGCGCAGCGATTGCGCTGGGCGGGAACGGTTATATCGACTGCTGGGTCAACAACGCGGGCAGCGCCTCAGCAGGCGATGTCGGGCCGCTGATGGACATGGACGAGCGCCAATGGGACGCGGTGGTCGATCTCAACCTGAAGTGGACGTTCTTTGCGGCACAGGCGGCAGCGCGGGTCATGACGCGCGGTGGGTCGATCGTAAATATCTCATCGCGGTCGGCGTCTCAGCCTTGCCCGATGACCGGCAATTACGGAGCGGCCAAGGCTGGCGTCGAGAATCTCACCGCAACGATGGCGGTCGAATGGGGGCATCTGGGCATCCGGATCAACGCGATTGCGCCGGGGGTGGTTTTGACCGAAAGCTCGTCGGCAATGACATCCGAAAGCCGCCGTCGCCGCCAGATCGAAACCGTACCGCTGCGCCGGTTAGGCGTGGTCGATGACGTTGGGCCCCTTGCGGTATATTTCGCATCCGACGAGTCGTCGTGGACCAGCGGCACTGTCGTTCAGGTGACCGGTGGAAGCCGTATTCCGGTCGGTGTCCTGACCTATCTACACCGCATGAACCGGGATGCCGAAGCGCGCGAGAGTGCGGACGGTTGA
- a CDS encoding FadR/GntR family transcriptional regulator, with protein MSEGPSPALIPFVGKIRASERIADALRREIIAGQPVARTPALMERFGVSRPTLRQAFRVLENEQLIEVRHGSRNGVRPLRPGPDSAARMVGQSLQASGATIEQLYEAREAFEPFAAALLARRRDRRDIATLRASLGALSALVEAQAWPDLGAALARFHHELVALTGNQMLALTAATIATLLEQHQRNRNLFIETDKPDVATLEFRGRGVRSIARLTRLIEVGDADGAEAHWRTHLINSADHWLSGQDRHAVIDIVGEPA; from the coding sequence TTGAGCGAAGGCCCCTCCCCCGCGCTGATCCCTTTTGTGGGAAAGATCCGTGCGTCGGAACGGATTGCGGATGCATTGCGGCGTGAAATTATTGCCGGGCAGCCCGTAGCGCGCACGCCGGCGCTGATGGAGCGCTTCGGTGTCTCACGGCCGACGTTGCGTCAGGCGTTTCGCGTGCTGGAAAACGAACAGTTGATCGAGGTTCGCCACGGGTCGCGCAACGGTGTCCGCCCCTTGCGACCCGGTCCCGACAGCGCAGCGCGGATGGTAGGCCAGTCGCTACAGGCCTCGGGCGCGACGATCGAGCAATTGTACGAGGCCCGCGAGGCTTTCGAACCGTTTGCTGCCGCCCTTCTTGCGCGACGTCGCGACCGGCGCGACATTGCGACGTTGCGCGCCTCGCTCGGCGCATTATCGGCGCTTGTCGAAGCGCAGGCGTGGCCCGACTTGGGCGCTGCGCTGGCGCGGTTCCATCACGAACTGGTCGCGCTGACCGGGAACCAGATGCTTGCGCTGACGGCAGCGACGATTGCAACCTTGCTCGAACAGCACCAGCGCAACCGCAATTTGTTCATCGAAACCGATAAGCCGGACGTTGCGACGCTGGAGTTTCGCGGACGCGGCGTGCGTTCTATCGCTCGCCTGACCCGGCTGATCGAGGTTGGCGATGCCGATGGTGCAGAGGCGCACTGGCGAACACACCTTATCAATTCGGCGGATCACTGGCTGTCTGGGCAGGACCGTCACGCCGTTATCGACATCGTCGGCGAGCCTGCCTAA
- a CDS encoding crotonase/enoyl-CoA hydratase family protein, which yields MFETILYDVTDGIATITLNRPDRLNAFNGTMSKEIIAAFDLTDTDDDVRAVIVTGSGRGFCAGADLGAGAATFDYATRDGRGPVMADGTIDWAHPDVRDTGGVTTLRIFESLKPVIAAINGPAVGIGITMTLPMDFRLVADGAKIGFVFTRRGIVTEAASSYFLPRLVGIQTALEWCMTGRILTAEDVQAGGLARSRHAPGDLLAAATALAREIADNTAPVSVALTRQMLWRGLGMAHPMEAHRIDSRSVYARGRNADAAEGVTSFLEKRAPTFPDRVSNGMPAFFPWWENPEWS from the coding sequence ATGTTCGAAACCATTTTATACGATGTAACCGACGGCATCGCGACCATCACATTGAACCGGCCTGACCGGCTGAACGCATTCAACGGCACGATGTCGAAGGAAATCATTGCGGCATTCGACCTGACCGATACCGACGATGATGTGCGTGCCGTGATCGTTACCGGATCGGGCCGTGGTTTCTGTGCGGGTGCCGACCTGGGCGCTGGTGCCGCGACTTTCGATTATGCCACGCGGGACGGCCGCGGGCCGGTTATGGCGGATGGCACGATTGATTGGGCGCATCCAGACGTGCGCGACACCGGCGGCGTCACGACGCTGCGCATTTTCGAGAGCCTGAAGCCAGTTATCGCCGCAATTAATGGCCCGGCGGTCGGGATCGGTATCACGATGACGCTGCCGATGGATTTCCGCCTTGTCGCCGACGGTGCAAAAATCGGATTTGTCTTCACGCGCCGTGGCATCGTCACCGAAGCAGCGTCGAGTTACTTCCTCCCGCGCCTTGTCGGCATCCAGACCGCGCTCGAATGGTGCATGACAGGACGGATTCTGACCGCGGAGGATGTCCAAGCGGGTGGTTTGGCGCGCTCCAGACACGCTCCGGGCGACCTTCTGGCTGCCGCGACCGCTCTGGCGCGTGAGATTGCCGACAATACTGCCCCTGTATCAGTTGCGCTAACCCGTCAGATGCTTTGGCGCGGTCTTGGCATGGCTCACCCCATGGAAGCGCACCGGATCGACAGCAGGAGCGTCTATGCCCGCGGGCGGAATGCCGATGCCGCAGAAGGGGTCACCAGCTTCCTCGAGAAGCGCGCACCGACGTTCCCCGACCGGGTCAGCAATGGGATGCCAGCATTTTTTCCGTGGTGGGAGAATCCCGAGTGGAGTTGA
- a CDS encoding nitroreductase, with the protein MKVSEALSSRRSVRGFLDKPVDLDTLRRVLAFAARAPSGGNVQPWNIVVITGEPKQVLVNAVALKIATGEREFPEYTVYPEALPDPYRTRRFGVGELLYANLGIPRADKAGRLAWFTANFRFFNAPVGLFVHTPTYMGLPQWADLGIYLQSVMLMLREEGLDSCPQECWVTWPETVRRFVPIPDGHLLYTGMSIGYADPDEAANRTNAERAPVDETTTFLGF; encoded by the coding sequence ATGAAGGTCAGCGAAGCCCTTTCCAGTAGGCGTTCGGTGCGCGGGTTCCTCGACAAACCGGTCGATCTCGACACTCTGCGCCGCGTGTTAGCTTTTGCTGCCCGTGCTCCCAGCGGCGGCAATGTTCAACCGTGGAACATCGTCGTCATCACGGGCGAGCCCAAACAAGTACTGGTCAATGCGGTGGCGCTGAAGATCGCGACGGGTGAACGCGAGTTTCCCGAATATACCGTCTATCCCGAAGCTTTGCCCGACCCCTATCGAACACGGCGCTTCGGGGTTGGCGAGCTGCTTTACGCCAACCTAGGCATTCCGCGCGCGGACAAGGCTGGTCGTCTTGCATGGTTCACCGCCAATTTCCGGTTCTTTAACGCGCCCGTCGGCCTATTCGTCCACACACCGACATACATGGGCCTGCCACAATGGGCCGACCTTGGGATTTATCTGCAAAGCGTGATGTTAATGCTGCGCGAGGAGGGGTTGGATTCGTGCCCGCAGGAATGTTGGGTGACATGGCCTGAAACCGTCAGGCGTTTCGTACCGATTCCTGACGGTCACTTGCTCTATACCGGCATGTCGATCGGCTATGCCGACCCGGACGAGGCCGCGAACCGCACCAATGCGGAACGCGCGCCCGTCGATGAAACTACGACCTTTCTGGGCTTCTAA